A window of the Hypomesus transpacificus isolate Combined female chromosome 8, fHypTra1, whole genome shotgun sequence genome harbors these coding sequences:
- the LOC124470304 gene encoding apolipoprotein D-like, translated as MAKCFQVLFMIIIAAIPAHAQSFHLGRCLTPELQKDFDINKYLGQWYEIEKLPAVFEKGTCNQAKYSLLDDGTVQVRNAELLANGKINSIEGVAKVKDSIQSAILKVKFFKGVPDAPYWVLSTDYVSHALVYSCIGYLRLFHIDFAWVLARNRTLPDDVISQLHDALAVAGVNINRLTFSNQTGCPDMS; from the exons ATGGCTAAGTGTTTTCAG GTGCTCTTTATGATTATAATTGCTGCGATACCTGCACATGCTCAGTCCTTCCACCTGGGCCGGTGTCTCACCCCTGAACTTCAAAAAGACTTTGACATCAACAAG TACCTTGGGCAGTGGTATGAGATTGAGAAGCTTCCTGCTGTGTTTGAGAAAGGGACATGCAACCAGGCCAAATACTCCTTACTGGATGATGGGACTGTCCAAGTGCGCAATGCAGAGCTGTT GGCAAATGGGAAGATTAACTCAATAGAGGGTGTGGCCAAGGTCAAAGACTCAATCCAATCTGCCATACTCAAAGTTAAGTTCTTTAAAG GTGTTCCGGATGCACCATACTGGGTCCTCTCTACAGACTATGTGAGCCATGCGCTAGTCTACTCCTGCATTGGGTACCTGCGTCTGTTTCATATAGACTTTGCCTGGGTATTGGCTCGCAACAGGACACTgcctgatgatgtcatcagccaGCTCCATGATGCTTTGGCAGTGGCTGGGGTCAATATCAACCGCCTTACTTTTTCTAACCAGACAGGCTGCCCGGATATGTCttga
- the otos gene encoding otospiralin, with the protein MLACAHVCAGRGHVANRVEQLCCWSPGLQQNTSITLILYWGYSQVGRMKLLVHLSIFLLCLIAYRMCGARIIVPEGVPYDEPPAVPYWPYSTSDFWHYIEYFRSIGAYNHINEMARAFYAHQHLGDTLGYETAEGHEH; encoded by the exons ATGTTGgcatgtgcgcatgtgtgtgctggGAGGGGACATGTGGCCAACAGGGTTGAGCAGCTGTGTTGTTGGTCTCCTGGTCTCCAGCAGAACACCAGCATCACTCTGATCCTCTACTGGGGCTACTCACAG GTGGGCAGAATGAAGTTGCTGGTCCATCTCAGtattttcctcctctgtcttATTGCCTATCGCATGTGTG gcgCCAGAATCATCGTTCCTGAAGGAG TTCCATATGATGAGCCCCCAGCAGTTCCCTACTGGCCCTATTCCACCTCCGACTTCTGGCACTACATAGAGTACTTCAGGTCCATCGGAGCCTACAACCACATCAACGAGATGGCCCGTGCCTTCTACGCCCACCAGCACCTGGGAGACAC
- the apodb gene encoding apolipoprotein Db, with translation MKFLVFSLFLLLPLVSAQTYRWGPCPSPRVQPNFDLKQYLGTWYEIEKLPASFERGKCIEANYALRGDGTIRVLNTQTYKGKVTPIEGTAVVPDLKEPAKLGVSFSYFSPYSAYWVLSTDYATGAVVYSCTDILKLFHVEFAWILGRSRFLTVATVDHARQLLQQENIDITNLKATDQSGCQNI, from the exons ATGAAGTTTCTTGTTTTTTCACttttcctgctcctccctctggtGTCTGCCCAGACCTATAGATGGGGACCCTGTCCATCTCCCAGAGTCCAGCCCAACTTTGACCTTAAGCAG TACCTGGGAACGTGGTATGAGATTGAGAAACTTCCAGCATCGTTTGAGAGAGGAAAGTGCATTGAGGCCAACTATGCTTTGAGAGGGGATGGCACAATCCGAGTGCTCAACACCCAGACTTA TAAAGGCAAAGTTACCCCTATCGAGGGAACAGCTGTTGTACCAGATCTCAAGGAACCAGCCAAGTTGGGAGTCAGTTTCTCTTACT TCTCTCCCTACAGCGCGTACTGGGTGCTGAGCACAGACTATGCGACCGGGGCAGTGGTGTACTCCTGTACCGACATTCTGAAGCTGTTCCACGTGGAGTTTGCCTGGATCCTGGGGCGCTCCCGCTTCCTGACTGTTGCCACCGTGGATCATGCCAGACAGCTGCTGCAGCAAGAAAACATTGACATCACTAACTTAAAGGCCACTGACCAGTCAGGCtgccaaaacatttaa